The proteins below are encoded in one region of Thiovulum sp. ES:
- a CDS encoding RecA/RadA recombinase (PFAM: recA bacterial DNA recombination protein~TIGRFAM: protein RecA): MLSEAIKEITKKVSKSNDLIIYDPEREVESCSTGSLVLDSVTGKGGMLIRGRITELFGPESSGKTTVALQSVVEAQKKGWVGVFIDTEQTFDYNYASTLGITLDDEDKFVVLQPNTYEETAAVLKIIYSKVKQLDYIILDSIAMTKPKDLITGENKQLGQHASSVQTLFMYLNNIFCKKFNTAVLAINQLRRSPNLSSPYQAKAMNDFSKGVGSGYSQDSTVTTTGGQAYRYIMSMRFMLEPTKRHRDDEKNDLGNWVRCTAVKNKLAPPYTRAEFTITFGKGIDDFMSIVEKLKEAEYIYYQNPKWVLTDDNDTVVYGEKNQEDFLNTLKNSSKYYGFMKEVFNELIEEERKGFNEDLDEDDLEVEEDELEEFE; encoded by the coding sequence ATGCTATCAGAAGCAATAAAAGAGATAACTAAAAAGGTCAGTAAAAGTAACGACCTTATCATTTATGACCCAGAAAGAGAGGTAGAGTCATGTTCCACAGGTTCATTAGTCTTAGACAGTGTAACAGGGAAAGGCGGAATGCTTATTCGTGGTAGAATTACTGAGCTGTTCGGTCCAGAAAGCTCAGGAAAAACAACAGTAGCACTTCAATCAGTAGTAGAAGCTCAGAAAAAAGGCTGGGTAGGAGTCTTTATAGATACAGAACAGACTTTTGACTACAACTATGCTTCAACATTAGGTATAACTTTAGATGACGAAGACAAGTTTGTCGTATTACAACCTAATACATACGAGGAAACCGCAGCGGTATTAAAGATTATCTATTCTAAAGTGAAACAGCTAGATTACATAATCTTAGACTCAATAGCTATGACTAAGCCGAAAGACCTCATCACAGGAGAGAATAAACAGTTAGGGCAACATGCTTCTTCAGTTCAGACATTATTCATGTATTTGAATAACATATTCTGTAAGAAGTTCAACACAGCAGTTTTAGCTATAAACCAATTGAGACGGTCTCCAAATTTAAGTAGTCCTTACCAAGCTAAAGCAATGAATGATTTCTCTAAAGGAGTCGGGAGCGGATATTCACAGGACAGCACAGTAACAACTACTGGAGGACAGGCATATAGATATATCATGTCTATGAGATTTATGTTAGAGCCAACCAAAAGGCATAGAGATGACGAAAAGAACGATTTGGGTAACTGGGTTCGATGTACAGCTGTGAAGAATAAACTAGCACCTCCTTACACAAGGGCTGAATTTACAATAACCTTTGGAAAAGGAATTGATGATTTTATGTCTATCGTTGAGAAACTGAAAGAGGCAGAATACATCTACTATCAAAATCCTAAGTGGGTGCTAACAGACGATAACGATACAGTTGTTTATGGTGAAAAAAATCAAGAAGACTTTCTAAACACTTTAAAGAACTCTTCTAAATACTATGGCTTTATGAAAGAGGTATTTAACGAGCTGATTGAAGAGGAAAGAAAAGGCTTTAATGAGGACTTAGACGAAGATGACTTAGAAGTTGAAGAGGACGAATTAGAAGAGTTCGAGTAA
- a CDS encoding PIF1 helicase (PFAM: Helicase; PIF1 helicase): MDITLDSYEELDTILDDMSNSSTDILNRPPTLVEFVTEHLRNGNDLFVTGGAGVGKSYLVKRITEQFNSVITTSSTGTSANAIGGDTIHRVLKLKIASNISELKRQDEYEIQQKMKKGLSRSTAEQKHLGFVTSLLQKAELLIIDEISMISKELFDMIFYRLDNLTYNTRPSLLITGDYYQLPPVKSDSYAFQSRHWNFPTIELTEPKRTDNSTFYKVMRNIRLGKKHTKIDTYMERFKTCDFNSTPVRLFATNKESEALNKQELARLKTKPIKSVMEIIVTSTSLPDIMINSILSEFSVQETFVFKAGARVMFLVNNTDLPSYNGELGTILAIQKIDYEDPDTGEKKKATVLEVQKDNGQKVLVGRHKFVKSQVSISGGLVSMNTVLEAKQYPLKVAYALNVHKSQGMSIPTLEVDCKKFFENSQLYVALSRSSNPQQLKVNNYSRSFIRVDRKVSTFYDSLNIIDISSYKF; encoded by the coding sequence ATGGACATTACATTAGATTCCTATGAAGAATTAGACACTATCTTAGACGATATGTCTAATTCTTCAACAGACATCTTAAACAGACCTCCCACACTGGTAGAGTTCGTTACAGAGCATTTAAGAAACGGAAACGACCTATTTGTTACAGGAGGCGCAGGTGTAGGTAAATCCTACCTTGTTAAACGAATAACAGAACAGTTTAATTCTGTGATTACAACCTCATCGACAGGAACTTCTGCTAATGCTATTGGAGGCGATACTATTCATAGAGTTCTAAAACTTAAAATTGCTTCTAACATCTCAGAACTGAAAAGGCAGGACGAATACGAGATACAACAAAAAATGAAAAAAGGCTTGTCCAGAAGTACTGCTGAACAGAAACATCTAGGCTTTGTAACCTCCTTACTCCAAAAAGCAGAACTATTGATTATTGACGAAATATCTATGATCAGTAAGGAACTATTTGACATGATATTCTACAGATTAGACAATCTGACATATAACACCCGCCCATCTTTACTTATCACAGGAGACTACTATCAACTACCTCCTGTAAAATCTGATAGCTATGCTTTTCAATCTAGACATTGGAACTTTCCAACTATTGAACTAACAGAGCCTAAACGGACGGATAATTCTACTTTTTATAAGGTTATGCGGAACATTAGGCTAGGCAAGAAACATACTAAGATTGATACATACATGGAAAGATTTAAGACATGCGATTTCAATTCAACACCTGTAAGACTATTTGCCACTAATAAAGAGTCAGAGGCATTAAACAAACAGGAATTAGCTAGACTAAAAACAAAACCTATCAAGTCTGTCATGGAAATAATAGTTACTTCTACTTCTTTACCCGACATAATGATAAATTCTATCTTATCAGAGTTTTCAGTACAAGAAACCTTTGTATTTAAAGCCGGTGCGAGAGTCATGTTTCTAGTAAATAATACAGACTTACCATCTTATAATGGGGAGCTAGGAACAATTTTAGCTATTCAGAAAATAGATTATGAAGACCCAGATACGGGGGAAAAGAAGAAAGCCACAGTACTCGAGGTTCAGAAAGATAACGGTCAGAAAGTTCTTGTAGGGAGACACAAATTTGTTAAATCTCAGGTAAGTATCTCAGGCGGACTTGTGAGCATGAACACAGTCTTAGAAGCTAAGCAATACCCTCTTAAAGTGGCTTATGCTCTAAATGTGCATAAATCTCAGGGAATGTCTATACCTACTCTCGAGGTAGATTGTAAGAAATTCTTTGAAAACTCCCAACTATATGTTGCTCTGTCGAGAAGCTCTAATCCTCAACAATTGAAAGTCAATAACTACTCCCGTAGTTTTATCCGTGTTGATAGAAAGGTCTCAACCTTTTACGATAGCTTAAACATAATTGACATCTCGTCTTATAAGTTTTAA